In the genome of Sporocytophaga myxococcoides, the window ATCATAGAATCTACTCGTGATATTTTCTATTTAACCAAAGAAGAAATTTTTGCATATATAGAAGGAAGATCTGTATCTTCTGATCTGAAATCATTAATACGCCTGAGAAAATGCGAATATGAAAAATACAGCAATAGCCCCGTTCCTTCTGAAAGGTTTGCTACTTATGGGGCTGTATATCATTCCAACGATTTCTTCAGTACTGCAAAATCAGAGCCTCTGTCCGGAGCCCTCAAAGGTATCGGCTGTTGTCCGGGAAGAGTAAAAGCCAAAGTGAGAGTAATATCTCAACCAGATGAGTTGTCTTCCCTTGAAGGAGACATACTGGTTACTTCCAGCACAGATCCTGGATGGGTTACCTTATTCCCCTCTGCATCAGGAATAATCGTAGAACGAGGAAGCCTTCTAAGTCATTCTGCAATCGTATCAAGAGAAATGGGGAAACCCTGTATTGTAAGCGTATCCGGACTTATGAAAACATTAAAAACAGGAGATGTTGTGGAAATGGACGGAAGTACAGGCGAGATCAGTATTATCAGAAAAGTGTCATGAAAGCCCGAATTAGCGAAGAAGTTCCTTTTGATTTCATCCGTTATGCCAACTGCTGGGAAGATGCAGAGGTATTGCTGAAAGGCTTATCCCCTATACCAGGCGCGAGAATTTTATCCGTAGCATCCGGAGGTGATAACAGCTTCTCATTACTTTCGACGAATCCTTCTCTAGTAGTTGCCGCCGATATTAACAAAACACAGTTGTTTCTCACTGAGCTAAAAAAAGTATCCATTCAATATCTTTCCTACGATAATCTCCTTGAGTTTCTTGGATTCGCAGAGAGCAACAAACGTATCCAGATGTTTAATGACATAAAAGGACTTATGAGCTCTGATGCACAAAAGTACTGGTCATCTCATCTTGAAGAGATAAACAAAGGGATCATCAACAGAGGTAAGTTTGAAAGGTATTTTCAACTCTTCAGTAAATGGATACTTCCCCTTATTCACTATTCTTCTGCAACAGAAGAATTACTGAGGATAAAACCTGAAGAAGAGCAAAAGGAATATTACAGAAATCATTGGAACTCCTGGAGATGGAAGCTACTGTTCAAACTATTTTTCAGTCGGGCTGTAATGGGAAAAATGGGAAGAGACCCACAATTTTTCTCTGAAGTAAAAGTCCCCGTAAGTACTTACATTTTCCTGAAAGCAGAAAAACACCTGCAAAGTAAAGATGCTCAGGACAATCAGATATTGAGGTATAATTTGACAGGAAATTTTGGCACTTTATTACCGAATTATCTTCTCCCTGAAAATATTCACTCGATCAAAAGCAATATCGAACGATTGGTAATAAGAGAAGGATATGTACATGAGGTTGCAAAAAATTTCAAAGCTTTTCATTGCATGAACCTTTCCAATATCTTCGAATACCTAAGTAATAAAGAATATACAGAAACAGTCTCCATGTTGCTGGAGACATCAGAAAAAGGATGCAAGA includes:
- a CDS encoding DUF3419 family protein translates to MKARISEEVPFDFIRYANCWEDAEVLLKGLSPIPGARILSVASGGDNSFSLLSTNPSLVVAADINKTQLFLTELKKVSIQYLSYDNLLEFLGFAESNKRIQMFNDIKGLMSSDAQKYWSSHLEEINKGIINRGKFERYFQLFSKWILPLIHYSSATEELLRIKPEEEQKEYYRNHWNSWRWKLLFKLFFSRAVMGKMGRDPQFFSEVKVPVSTYIFLKAEKHLQSKDAQDNQILRYNLTGNFGTLLPNYLLPENIHSIKSNIERLVIREGYVHEVAKNFKAFHCMNLSNIFEYLSNKEYTETVSMLLETSEKGCKMGYWNLMVPRRISGTFPQKVSYQKELSQLLSQSDKGFFYNQFIIDVVV